Proteins encoded within one genomic window of Halodesulfurarchaeum formicicum:
- a CDS encoding multiprotein bridging factor aMBF1: MVQCEMCGAETASPKTVKIEGAELQVCADCAEFGTEVTTQDAGSTSTKYSTSSTGKSGSSSGGSTSSGRSGGRRRDLYDEMEELAEDYDTRIRKAREGADLTQEELANEINEKVSLIRKIEHGDILPSDDVQSKLEGYLGIVLTAAAEASDEDWDSGGADSGLTLGDMVERKD; the protein is encoded by the coding sequence ATGGTTCAGTGCGAGATGTGCGGCGCCGAGACCGCGAGTCCGAAGACGGTCAAAATCGAGGGCGCCGAGTTGCAGGTCTGTGCTGACTGTGCCGAGTTCGGCACGGAGGTCACGACCCAGGACGCCGGCAGCACCTCGACGAAGTACTCGACCAGCTCGACGGGTAAGAGCGGGTCGAGTTCGGGCGGATCAACGAGTTCCGGCCGCTCTGGCGGTCGCCGTCGGGACCTCTACGACGAGATGGAGGAACTCGCCGAGGATTACGACACCCGCATCCGGAAGGCCCGCGAGGGCGCGGATCTCACCCAGGAGGAACTCGCCAATGAGATCAACGAGAAAGTGAGCCTGATCCGGAAGATCGAGCACGGTGACATCCTCCCCAGCGACGACGTCCAGTCGAAACTCGAGGGCTACCTGGGGATTGTGCTGACGGCCGCCGCGGAGGCAAGCGACGAGGACTGGGACTCCGGCGGGGCGGACTCCGGATTGACTCTCGGTGACATGGTCGAACGGAAGGACTGA
- a CDS encoding DUF7344 domain-containing protein: MTVAETVTEETTEAPELDDLTADQPPRLDEIFGVLQNQRRRLILRYLDEEKAPTDIGTLAEHVAAVENDITRSELHSKQRKRVYISLYQSHLPKLDSAGAVVYDQDRGTVEQGADIEEFLSVLKREDSVEPDSKLFRASSSLAGSILLAVMLTVGSAPSVVDPLMFRLLAAVSILVVIVLMGIAVFDVPSNSGLLGALPW; encoded by the coding sequence ATGACCGTCGCCGAAACAGTCACCGAGGAGACGACGGAAGCACCAGAACTCGACGATCTGACGGCGGACCAGCCACCGCGGTTGGACGAGATTTTCGGCGTGCTACAGAACCAGCGCCGACGGTTAATCCTTCGCTACCTAGACGAGGAGAAGGCACCGACCGATATCGGAACGCTCGCCGAACACGTTGCGGCGGTCGAGAACGACATTACCCGGTCGGAGTTGCACTCGAAGCAACGAAAGCGGGTCTACATCTCGCTGTACCAGAGTCACCTGCCGAAACTCGACTCCGCGGGGGCCGTGGTCTACGATCAGGACCGCGGGACTGTCGAGCAGGGGGCGGACATCGAGGAGTTCCTGTCGGTGCTCAAGCGCGAGGACTCGGTCGAACCCGATTCGAAGTTATTCAGAGCGAGTTCCTCGCTCGCCGGATCGATCCTGCTCGCGGTTATGCTCACCGTCGGGTCGGCCCCATCAGTCGTCGATCCACTCATGTTCCGGCTTCTGGCGGCGGTCTCGATTCTCGTCGTTATCGTTCTCATGGGCATCGCCGTCTTCGACGTGCCGTCCAACTCGGGACTGCTCGGGGCATTGCCCTGGTAG
- a CDS encoding ABC transporter permease, translating to MASRDLQGVPTVAFGVDLGSLSVPRRVRRGLLGAAAFCFGWWLLAGTMPSYLLPTPVAVLHAFLTELTTPATLTALGVEVPVTELFLVLIQSLMHYVPGLFMGVGLGAPLGLLLGYSTQLDEYVTPVVSLLRPIPPLAWMGFVIVWVGIGHAGAAFIVAIGSFWITLLSTYDGVAELPTEWVEVGESLGVERDLTMLRKVVVPGIAPSIFTGIRTSIGRSWMIVVAAELFGAPGIGYRIIHTAQSLSMDVSMAYMLALGLVYLASDFGFRHLRGVIEP from the coding sequence ATGGCTAGTCGCGATCTCCAGGGTGTTCCGACAGTCGCGTTCGGTGTGGATCTGGGCTCGCTTTCGGTTCCCCGACGGGTTCGACGTGGTCTCCTCGGTGCAGCCGCGTTTTGCTTCGGCTGGTGGCTGCTCGCGGGGACGATGCCGAGCTACCTGCTTCCGACCCCGGTCGCCGTCTTGCACGCTTTCCTCACCGAGTTGACCACGCCCGCCACGCTCACGGCCCTGGGTGTCGAAGTGCCGGTGACGGAGCTGTTCCTCGTTCTCATTCAGAGCCTGATGCATTACGTCCCCGGCCTGTTTATGGGCGTGGGACTGGGGGCCCCGCTGGGGCTTCTCCTGGGGTATTCCACCCAACTCGACGAGTATGTCACGCCCGTCGTGAGTCTCCTGCGACCGATCCCACCGCTCGCGTGGATGGGCTTCGTAATTGTCTGGGTCGGCATCGGTCACGCAGGGGCGGCGTTCATCGTCGCCATCGGCTCGTTCTGGATCACACTGTTGAGCACCTACGACGGCGTCGCCGAGTTGCCCACCGAATGGGTCGAAGTCGGCGAGAGCCTGGGCGTCGAACGTGACCTAACGATGCTCCGAAAAGTCGTCGTACCGGGGATCGCCCCGTCGATTTTCACGGGTATCCGCACGAGCATCGGGCGGAGTTGGATGATCGTCGTCGCGGCGGAACTCTTCGGCGCGCCCGGCATCGGCTACCGGATCATCCACACGGCCCAGAGTCTCTCGATGGACGTGAGCATGGCCTACATGCTGGCACTGGGCCTCGTGTACCTGGCTTCGGATTTTGGCTTTCGGCATCTCAGAGGGGTGATCGAACCGTGA
- a CDS encoding adenylate kinase family protein, which produces MRVAVTGTPGTGKTTATKRVETDLDIVHLNEVIRTEGLHDGTDDDRGSLLADFDAIDEYLAGKTDLLVESHLAHHFDAERVVVLRCDPETLEERLRERGESSASARENAESEALDVILSEAVTAHGENAVYEIETTHQTPEETARAIEAVIAGDREPSAGTVDYTDYL; this is translated from the coding sequence ATGAGAGTGGCCGTGACTGGAACGCCCGGCACGGGCAAGACGACCGCGACAAAGCGTGTCGAGACCGACCTCGATATCGTGCACCTCAACGAGGTCATTCGGACCGAGGGCCTTCACGACGGCACGGACGACGACCGTGGCAGCCTGCTGGCTGATTTCGACGCGATCGACGAGTATCTCGCGGGGAAGACGGACCTGCTCGTCGAGTCCCACCTGGCCCATCACTTCGACGCGGAGCGTGTCGTCGTCCTTCGGTGTGATCCGGAGACGCTCGAAGAGCGACTGCGCGAGCGGGGCGAGTCCTCGGCCTCGGCCCGGGAGAACGCGGAAAGCGAAGCCCTTGATGTTATTCTCTCGGAGGCAGTCACCGCCCACGGCGAGAACGCCGTCTACGAGATCGAGACGACCCACCAGACCCCCGAGGAGACGGCTCGGGCCATCGAAGCAGTGATCGCGGGCGACCGCGAACCGAGTGCTGGAACGGTCGATTATACGGACTATCTATGA
- a CDS encoding SipW-dependent-type signal peptide-containing protein: MSEENNSFEISRRKTLAALGTIGAASAGAGLGTSAWFSDTETFEGNTITAGELDLKVDWRQTYTGPNGTELVNAYPGGNGEGMDFECSDLESGDDLPEGVFGDQEHLVELDDVKPGDEGEITFSLHLCDNPGYLWMTLENIAQGPGETPEPEPEPDEGELAENLYLEIWKESDCNNELNDEEPVILGEGDGVHTDPVTLAQAKEELAYEDGMIVLSGDGLNGWNIPAGAASRTCFEGDEQHCIGVRWWIPETVGNVIQGDTLEFDLGFYTEQCRHNQGCAPRDIGLNTGDGGWEITDGPQTGTAMVQTPHAEWIEPSDECAWIAPPEEDGNTDANGDQDPQGTYTFETDFEVDLQETPAGDGPCKLKFDAATDNTATFYLDDQELGEITGPSSDPDKGFKALETFEKEITAGEHTLVAEVENAEAGGSGWDNPVGLLVCGGVACGCEEESSDQNS, translated from the coding sequence ATGTCAGAGGAAAACAACTCGTTCGAGATTTCGCGGCGAAAGACACTCGCCGCACTGGGTACCATCGGTGCCGCCTCCGCTGGGGCGGGACTGGGAACGAGCGCCTGGTTCAGTGATACGGAAACATTCGAAGGTAACACGATCACGGCCGGCGAACTCGACCTCAAAGTCGATTGGCGGCAGACCTACACCGGCCCGAACGGAACGGAGCTGGTCAACGCCTACCCCGGGGGGAACGGTGAAGGGATGGACTTCGAGTGTAGCGACCTCGAGAGCGGTGACGACCTTCCCGAGGGTGTGTTTGGCGACCAAGAGCACCTCGTCGAACTCGACGACGTCAAACCTGGCGACGAAGGTGAGATCACCTTCAGCCTGCACCTCTGTGACAACCCAGGGTACCTCTGGATGACCCTGGAGAACATTGCCCAGGGGCCTGGCGAGACACCGGAACCAGAGCCGGAGCCGGATGAAGGCGAACTTGCCGAGAACCTCTACCTCGAAATCTGGAAGGAATCGGACTGCAACAACGAGCTCAATGATGAAGAGCCTGTGATCCTCGGCGAAGGAGATGGCGTCCACACGGATCCTGTTACCCTCGCGCAGGCGAAGGAGGAACTCGCGTACGAGGATGGCATGATCGTGCTAAGCGGGGACGGGCTCAACGGCTGGAACATTCCGGCCGGTGCCGCCTCCCGCACCTGCTTCGAGGGTGATGAACAGCACTGTATCGGCGTTCGCTGGTGGATTCCTGAGACGGTCGGAAACGTCATCCAGGGGGACACCCTCGAGTTCGACCTGGGCTTTTACACCGAGCAATGCCGGCACAACCAGGGCTGTGCGCCGCGTGACATCGGTCTGAACACGGGCGACGGTGGCTGGGAGATCACTGATGGCCCACAGACTGGTACGGCTATGGTCCAGACGCCTCATGCAGAATGGATCGAGCCGTCCGATGAGTGTGCCTGGATCGCGCCGCCGGAGGAAGACGGAAACACTGACGCGAACGGGGATCAGGACCCACAGGGGACCTACACCTTCGAGACGGACTTCGAAGTGGATCTGCAGGAGACCCCGGCCGGCGATGGGCCCTGCAAGCTCAAGTTCGACGCCGCCACGGACAACACTGCAACGTTCTACCTCGATGACCAGGAACTCGGCGAGATCACTGGCCCGAGTTCCGACCCGGACAAGGGCTTCAAGGCCCTGGAAACCTTCGAGAAGGAGATCACTGCCGGCGAACACACGCTCGTTGCCGAGGTTGAAAACGCCGAAGCTGGTGGCTCCGGCTGGGACAACCCCGTCGGGCTGTTGGTCTGTGGCGGCGTGGCGTGTGGCTGTGAGGAAGAGAGCTCGGACCAGAATAGCTAA
- a CDS encoding GTP cyclohydrolase III, with amino-acid sequence MTNTQVTLIQIDNYGPWTVTPAPRRETDLQTLQSRLFADLSQQIGAHGGYAFFTRFDNIIAVTNGMDVPDHARIQESIGNRYPVTISMGIGLGETPAEALVEATTRLQEQGSAQDQDRREVLLGSTLNPTERTDEDIQIAHFDVIDATGKYTDQLDAFSTFIHIEQGYATLMRHLHDEYGGLAFFVGGDNVIAVCPELETPEYEAIIEHVESTANVTLQVGVGAGSTAHDAGMAAKHGLEVCREEGTRVEGSLAD; translated from the coding sequence GTGACGAACACGCAGGTCACCCTGATTCAGATCGACAATTACGGCCCGTGGACAGTCACCCCAGCACCCCGGCGGGAGACCGACCTCCAGACCCTTCAGTCACGCCTGTTCGCCGACCTCTCCCAGCAGATCGGGGCCCACGGCGGGTACGCCTTTTTCACCCGGTTTGACAACATCATCGCGGTGACCAACGGGATGGATGTCCCGGATCACGCACGGATCCAGGAATCCATCGGCAATCGCTATCCGGTCACGATCAGTATGGGGATCGGACTGGGCGAAACGCCGGCCGAAGCGCTCGTCGAGGCGACTACTCGCCTCCAGGAACAGGGAAGCGCCCAGGATCAGGACCGCCGCGAAGTCCTGCTGGGTAGTACCCTCAATCCAACCGAACGCACCGACGAGGACATACAGATCGCGCATTTCGACGTGATCGACGCGACGGGCAAGTACACCGACCAACTCGATGCTTTCTCCACGTTCATTCATATCGAACAGGGGTATGCCACACTCATGCGGCATCTCCACGACGAGTACGGCGGCCTGGCCTTCTTCGTCGGCGGCGACAACGTCATCGCGGTCTGTCCGGAACTCGAAACCCCCGAGTACGAGGCCATCATCGAACACGTCGAATCGACCGCCAACGTGACACTCCAGGTCGGGGTCGGCGCCGGATCGACCGCCCACGACGCCGGCATGGCCGCAAAACACGGGCTCGAAGTCTGTCGCGAAGAGGGGACCCGCGTCGAGGGGTCTCTGGCCGATTGA
- a CDS encoding ABC transporter ATP-binding protein has protein sequence MSRASITVENVSKHYETDSGVQHALSGVDLSIEDGEFVSIVGPSGCGKTTLLRLIAGLESPTSGRILVNGEMVTGPGPDRGLVFQAATLYPWRTVAENVRFALEVDDTSSAAADRRVQTLLQMVGLTDRAAAYPDELSGGMAKRVGIARALAPDPEILLLDEPFSDLDVATRESLQADLLSLWRDLGKTVVLVTHTVGEAVRLSDRVLVIQGQPGQVGTDLDVDIDRPRDPQTDSFKPYVNAIRRTIRADARTDQPTTQPVHTDHP, from the coding sequence GTGAGCCGGGCCTCGATCACCGTCGAGAACGTCTCGAAGCACTACGAGACCGATTCCGGCGTCCAGCACGCCCTCTCGGGGGTCGATCTCTCGATCGAAGATGGCGAGTTCGTGAGCATCGTCGGCCCCTCTGGCTGTGGGAAGACGACCCTACTCAGACTGATCGCCGGCCTGGAATCGCCCACGTCGGGCCGAATTCTCGTGAATGGCGAGATGGTCACTGGCCCAGGTCCGGATCGGGGCCTCGTCTTCCAGGCGGCGACGCTCTATCCCTGGCGGACCGTCGCGGAGAACGTCCGCTTTGCGCTGGAAGTCGATGACACGAGTTCCGCGGCGGCCGACCGGCGGGTCCAAACCCTGCTCCAGATGGTCGGGTTGACGGACCGGGCGGCGGCCTATCCGGACGAACTCAGTGGCGGGATGGCAAAGCGAGTGGGTATCGCCCGGGCACTGGCCCCCGATCCCGAGATCCTCCTGCTCGACGAGCCGTTCTCGGACCTCGACGTGGCGACCCGTGAGTCCCTGCAGGCGGACCTGCTCTCGCTCTGGCGTGATCTCGGGAAGACAGTCGTCCTGGTGACTCACACTGTCGGCGAAGCGGTTCGCCTCTCGGATCGGGTCCTCGTGATTCAGGGCCAACCGGGGCAGGTCGGCACGGACCTCGATGTCGACATCGACCGGCCGAGAGACCCCCAGACGGACAGTTTCAAACCCTACGTCAACGCCATTCGACGCACTATTCGTGCGGACGCTCGTACCGATCAACCAACCACCCAACCGGTTCACACGGATCATCCATGA
- the hisC gene encoding histidinol-phosphate transaminase: MEPRDLSDHTEYVAGQGIEEVARELGREPDELVKLASNENPHGPSPAAVEAIQDLAPAVHHYPKSAHTDLTAVLAEKWAVEPPQIWLSPGGDGALDYLARAMLEPGDAVLVPDPGFAYYEMSARFHHGRVNRYEIDGEDFSLTPDTVLDAYDGERIVYLTSPHNPTGSRFSVAAIREIADRTDEDTLLVVDEAYGEFATGTSARTLLGNRDDIAVLRTFSKAYGLAGLRLGYAIVPEAWASAYARVNTPFAASSIACHAGLAALEDDRHVDRTVETVEWARAYMRAEIDAPVHESHGNFVMVEVGDGTTVADELRERGIIIRDLTSFGLPEYVRITAGTESETKQAVSALNEVLTT; this comes from the coding sequence ATGGAACCCAGGGATCTCTCCGATCACACCGAGTACGTCGCGGGACAGGGCATCGAGGAAGTCGCCCGCGAACTGGGGAGAGAGCCCGACGAACTCGTCAAACTCGCCTCGAACGAGAACCCGCATGGACCCAGTCCGGCCGCGGTCGAGGCGATCCAGGACCTCGCGCCGGCGGTCCACCACTACCCCAAATCAGCCCACACCGACCTCACCGCGGTGCTGGCCGAGAAGTGGGCTGTCGAACCACCGCAGATCTGGCTGTCGCCTGGTGGCGACGGGGCCCTGGATTACCTCGCGCGGGCGATGCTCGAACCTGGAGATGCCGTTCTCGTTCCCGACCCAGGATTTGCCTACTACGAGATGTCCGCTCGCTTTCACCATGGACGGGTCAATCGCTACGAGATCGACGGCGAGGACTTCTCGCTCACGCCCGATACCGTGCTGGACGCCTACGACGGCGAACGGATCGTCTACCTGACGAGCCCACACAACCCAACTGGGAGTCGGTTCTCGGTGGCGGCAATTCGGGAAATCGCGGACCGAACTGACGAGGACACGCTGCTGGTGGTCGACGAGGCGTACGGCGAGTTCGCGACCGGGACGAGTGCACGCACCCTTTTGGGGAACCGGGACGACATCGCCGTGTTACGAACCTTCTCGAAGGCGTACGGGCTGGCAGGGCTCAGGCTCGGCTATGCTATCGTTCCGGAGGCGTGGGCTTCGGCCTACGCCCGCGTGAACACGCCCTTCGCAGCGAGTTCGATCGCCTGTCACGCTGGCTTGGCGGCTCTGGAAGACGACCGGCACGTCGACCGAACGGTCGAGACTGTGGAGTGGGCGCGAGCGTACATGCGCGCAGAGATCGACGCGCCAGTTCACGAGAGCCACGGGAACTTCGTCATGGTCGAAGTTGGAGACGGGACGACTGTCGCGGACGAGCTTCGCGAGCGCGGGATCATCATCCGCGATCTGACGAGTTTCGGCCTGCCCGAGTACGTTCGGATCACCGCTGGAACTGAATCGGAGACCAAACAAGCTGTCTCGGCGCTTAACGAGGTCCTAACCACATGA
- the dinB gene encoding DNA polymerase IV yields MPAGRLPGTEHEERSIILHVDMDAFYAACERLQNPELEGKPVVVGMGYEPGETIGAVATASYEAREHGVESAQPISKALDLLPRTARNPDTEPVGYYRPVDLEFYEDVSADVKAILHELADAVREVSIDEAYLDVTDRTAWEVAEGFGRHVKQRIAREVGVPASVGVAPNMSAAKIASDHDKPDGLTVVPPAELREFLDPLPIEDLHGVGPKSASTFHEMGIDTIGDLAAADLETITDQFGERGRELHLRARGIDEREVEARGRPKSLSRESSFSQPTADIERARARIDELAGAVATRATEKGALYRTIGIKVIEPPYELHTRERSLSGPVDEPPLVAETAQTLFDEFEGKSVRKLGVRVSNLSFADNDQADLASWTDRTAHESGDSSTEIRGQARIESFDRSEPTE; encoded by the coding sequence ATGCCAGCGGGGCGGCTTCCAGGAACCGAACACGAGGAGCGATCCATTATCCTCCACGTAGATATGGACGCCTTCTACGCCGCCTGCGAGCGATTGCAGAATCCCGAACTGGAAGGCAAACCCGTCGTCGTCGGAATGGGCTACGAGCCGGGGGAGACGATTGGCGCAGTCGCAACCGCGAGTTACGAGGCCCGCGAGCACGGCGTCGAGAGCGCCCAGCCGATCTCGAAAGCGCTCGACTTGCTCCCCCGGACCGCCAGGAACCCCGACACGGAGCCGGTCGGGTACTACCGCCCGGTCGATCTGGAGTTTTACGAGGACGTCTCGGCCGACGTGAAGGCGATCCTTCACGAGCTGGCCGACGCCGTCCGGGAGGTCAGCATCGACGAGGCCTACCTGGACGTGACCGATCGAACCGCCTGGGAGGTCGCCGAGGGATTCGGCCGCCACGTCAAACAGCGGATCGCCCGGGAAGTCGGCGTGCCCGCGAGCGTGGGCGTCGCCCCGAATATGAGCGCCGCCAAGATCGCCTCTGATCACGACAAACCGGACGGGCTCACCGTCGTTCCGCCAGCGGAATTGCGTGAATTCCTCGATCCGCTCCCGATCGAGGATCTCCACGGTGTGGGGCCGAAAAGCGCCAGCACGTTTCACGAGATGGGGATCGACACCATCGGCGATCTGGCCGCGGCGGATCTGGAGACGATCACCGATCAGTTCGGCGAACGGGGGCGAGAACTTCACCTCCGGGCCCGGGGAATCGACGAACGAGAGGTCGAGGCCCGTGGCCGGCCCAAGAGCCTCTCCCGGGAGTCCTCGTTCAGCCAGCCAACTGCGGACATCGAGCGGGCACGAGCGCGCATCGACGAACTAGCGGGGGCGGTCGCCACCCGTGCCACCGAAAAAGGCGCGCTCTACCGCACGATCGGGATCAAAGTCATCGAGCCGCCCTACGAGTTGCACACCCGGGAGCGCTCGCTCAGTGGCCCAGTCGACGAACCGCCACTGGTCGCAGAGACCGCCCAGACGCTGTTCGACGAATTCGAAGGGAAATCCGTCCGCAAACTCGGCGTTCGTGTGTCGAATTTGAGCTTCGCGGACAACGACCAGGCCGACCTGGCATCGTGGACGGATCGGACGGCCCACGAGTCGGGGGATTCCTCGACCGAAATCCGCGGGCAGGCACGAATCGAATCCTTCGATCGATCTGAGCCTACTGAATGA
- a CDS encoding CDP-alcohol phosphatidyltransferase family protein has translation MTLDRFRPVADRLLEPFVRTSKAVGLTPDGISAIAFAVAVAAGLAFLLARPAWYVVGALFVALNGWLDLLDGALARELSTDSPAGDLLDHVLDRYADVVIVAGLAGGIGQYALGFAAVTGVLLTSYLGTQIEAVGLEREYGGLLGRADRLALVGIVGVLAAIQPTLGGYSVVALLLGLFAVVGHLTAIQRFYGAWRALR, from the coding sequence ATGACACTCGACCGATTCAGACCGGTCGCGGATCGGCTGCTGGAGCCATTCGTTCGCACGTCGAAGGCTGTGGGGCTCACCCCCGACGGTATCAGCGCCATCGCCTTCGCCGTGGCGGTGGCGGCGGGCCTCGCTTTTCTCCTCGCCAGGCCGGCCTGGTACGTCGTCGGGGCACTGTTCGTCGCGCTCAACGGCTGGCTTGATCTCCTCGATGGCGCGCTCGCACGGGAACTATCGACAGACTCCCCGGCTGGTGACCTTCTCGATCACGTCCTGGACCGGTACGCCGACGTGGTGATCGTCGCGGGCCTGGCCGGTGGTATCGGGCAGTACGCGCTGGGATTCGCGGCAGTGACCGGCGTGTTGCTCACCTCCTACCTGGGGACCCAGATCGAAGCCGTGGGGCTCGAACGCGAATACGGCGGGCTCCTCGGGCGGGCCGACAGACTCGCCCTGGTTGGAATCGTCGGGGTCCTGGCAGCGATCCAGCCGACACTCGGGGGCTACTCGGTGGTCGCGCTGTTGCTCGGGCTCTTTGCCGTGGTGGGGCATTTGACCGCCATCCAGCGGTTCTACGGCGCGTGGCGCGCGCTCCGGTGA
- a CDS encoding ABC transporter substrate-binding protein: MMKRRGFLAGLGAVGSAAVAGCTTSGGTTGGDTTLKLAYDAAPPHFQAIVMDQKGWFDAMTATVDRETASCKSIVQLLVSGKADVGMIGIIPALVAADSETPLSIVSASSKNAFVVLIEESVADLFETDSGGFAEFAQETGRKFKLGTYAKGTVSDITARYWISEVRGASLEDVELVPLDGPGANRQALLAGEVDGSVIPEPTPTLIEERTDAPYRRVTQVGSFIPGEPAGVTVVRDEYAADNPEAVEEFVTRHAEATAFIRDEREQAASYMSNVYGGDNGLDVSTARKALDSPATQYLTDPREVMDGTEVLAEYASRLGKTDSVLEVTDLFDTSYYEQAVA; this comes from the coding sequence ATGATGAAACGGCGTGGATTTCTCGCTGGCCTCGGCGCGGTGGGAAGCGCGGCCGTCGCTGGCTGTACGACATCTGGTGGGACCACTGGGGGAGACACCACCCTGAAACTCGCCTACGACGCGGCCCCACCACACTTCCAGGCCATCGTGATGGATCAAAAGGGCTGGTTCGACGCGATGACTGCTACCGTGGACCGCGAGACGGCCAGTTGCAAGAGCATCGTCCAGTTGCTCGTTTCCGGGAAGGCCGACGTCGGCATGATCGGAATCATCCCGGCTCTGGTCGCTGCGGATTCGGAGACCCCGCTGTCGATCGTCTCCGCGAGTTCCAAAAACGCCTTCGTGGTGTTGATCGAGGAGAGCGTGGCCGATCTGTTCGAGACCGATTCGGGTGGATTCGCCGAGTTCGCTCAGGAGACGGGCCGGAAGTTCAAGCTCGGCACGTACGCCAAAGGGACCGTTTCGGACATCACGGCCCGGTACTGGATCAGCGAGGTGCGTGGGGCGTCTCTGGAGGATGTCGAGCTGGTCCCCCTGGATGGCCCCGGTGCGAACCGACAGGCACTCCTCGCGGGCGAGGTCGATGGTTCGGTGATTCCCGAACCGACCCCGACGCTAATCGAGGAGCGGACCGACGCCCCCTATCGACGCGTCACCCAGGTCGGCTCGTTCATCCCCGGTGAGCCGGCCGGCGTCACCGTCGTGCGCGACGAGTATGCCGCAGACAATCCCGAGGCCGTCGAGGAATTCGTCACCAGACACGCCGAAGCGACGGCGTTCATCCGGGACGAGCGGGAGCAGGCCGCGTCGTACATGAGTAATGTTTACGGCGGCGACAATGGGCTGGATGTCTCGACGGCCCGGAAGGCCCTTGATTCACCGGCCACCCAGTACCTCACTGACCCCCGGGAAGTCATGGACGGGACCGAGGTTCTGGCCGAGTACGCATCGCGTCTCGGCAAGACCGACTCGGTTCTCGAGGTGACTGACCTCTTCGATACCTCCTACTACGAACAGGCGGTGGCGTGA
- a CDS encoding DUF2061 domain-containing protein translates to MSEGSWLPDIEYDGPQHCWWESLAKALVYRFFMIVLTILVAYAVTTDTTASLQIGIATNVIKTGTYYAYERLWDRLRIGGLIDG, encoded by the coding sequence ATGAGCGAGGGATCGTGGCTTCCGGACATCGAGTACGACGGACCCCAGCACTGCTGGTGGGAGTCCCTCGCGAAGGCACTCGTCTATCGGTTTTTCATGATCGTGCTGACGATCCTGGTCGCGTACGCCGTTACCACTGATACGACCGCATCCCTGCAGATCGGGATCGCCACGAACGTGATCAAGACCGGCACGTACTACGCGTATGAACGGCTCTGGGACCGCTTGCGCATCGGAGGGCTGATCGATGGCTAG
- the tpiA gene encoding triose-phosphate isomerase, whose translation MFVLVNLKAYDADPVEVASAAADVDAESDTDVAIAPQTADLAAVADTGAETWAQHTSPVESGSHTGQPLAEGLARNGAVGTLINHSERRLSLADIDGAIAAAERAGLETVVCANNPHQIAAVAALGPDAVAIEPPELIGTGTPVSQADPAIVRDAVEAAESVDPDIDVYCGAGISTAADVEAAADLGADGVLLASGVAKADDPATALQELIQ comes from the coding sequence ATGTTCGTCCTCGTCAACCTGAAGGCCTACGACGCCGACCCGGTCGAGGTAGCCAGCGCAGCAGCCGACGTCGACGCCGAAAGCGACACCGACGTCGCCATTGCGCCCCAGACAGCAGATCTCGCGGCCGTCGCCGACACCGGCGCCGAGACCTGGGCCCAGCACACCAGCCCCGTCGAATCGGGCAGTCACACTGGCCAGCCACTCGCGGAGGGGCTGGCGCGAAACGGCGCGGTCGGAACGCTCATCAACCATTCGGAGCGCCGGCTCTCCCTGGCGGACATCGACGGTGCGATCGCGGCTGCCGAGCGCGCCGGGCTTGAGACGGTCGTCTGTGCGAACAACCCCCATCAGATCGCGGCGGTGGCCGCGCTCGGCCCGGACGCGGTCGCCATCGAGCCCCCGGAACTCATCGGAACCGGGACGCCGGTCAGTCAGGCCGACCCGGCGATCGTCCGCGACGCCGTCGAAGCCGCCGAATCGGTCGATCCCGACATCGATGTGTACTGTGGGGCCGGGATCAGCACGGCAGCGGACGTCGAGGCGGCCGCAGACCTCGGTGCTGACGGTGTCTTGCTGGCGAGTGGCGTCGCGAAAGCCGACGACCCGGCGACGGCCCTCCAGGAACTCATTCAGTAG